AAGCTTTATGACAAGTGCATCGAACTGGCCAACAATCTGTGGTGGACTTGGCAGCCCGACGTTTTCAACCTCTTTCGCGACCTCGATCCGATCCGCTGGCGCCAGCTGGATCACAACCCGATCGCGCTGCTGAAAGAGTTTACGCCAGAGCGGCTCGAGCTTCGTGCCGCCGAAATGGTCCTTTACAGCCGCATTAACCATGCTTATCGCCGGCTGAAAGAATATCTCTCGACGAAAGATACTTGGTCGGCGACCCATGCCGGCGTTTTGGGATCGCGTCCCGTCGCTTACTTTTCAGCCGAATTTGGCATTCACGAATCGCTGCCGATTTATTCGGGCGGTCTGGGCGTCCTCTCGGGCGACCATGTGAAAAGTGCTAGCGGACTGGGCGTTCCGCTGGTCGCGATCGGCCTGTTTTATGACCAAGGCTATTTCAAGCAGCACTTGGACGTCGACGGCTATCAGCACGAAGAGTACATGGATACCAAGGTTGAGAATCTGCCGATGAAGCCGGCGATCTCTCCCGATGGAACTCCGATTACGATCTCGATCGATACGCGTAGCGGCACGCTCAAAGCCAAGCTTTGGAAGATGAACGTCGGCCGCGTAAAGCTCTTCTTGCTCGATTGCGATGTAGACGGCAACAAGCCGGAAGATCGTGAGTTGACCAGCCGTTTGTACGGTGGCGACGAACGAACGCGTATTCGCCAAGAGTTGGTGTTGGGCGTCGGCGGCATGCGAGCGCTCAAGGCGCTCGGCATTACTCCCGGCGTTTACCACCTGAACGAAGGGCACAGCGCCTTCGCTTCGTTGGAAGGAATGCGTGAGCGGATTCAGGAAGATGGCTTGTCGTACGAAGACGCGATGCGTGACGTCGCTCGGCAGACCATCTTCACGACGCATACGCCGGTTCCGGCAGGGCACGACCGATTTGACGCGGGTCTGATCGAAGAGCATCTGGGCCCGCTCCGCGACGCCATGGGGATCTCGCACGATCAGCTGATGGGGTTAGGGCGCGTTGAGCCGCAGAACGAAAACGAGACCTTCTGCATGACCGTCGTCGGGCTCAAACTGTCACGCCGCGCCAATGCGGTCAGCCAGTTGCATGGGCACGTTTCGCGACGCATGTGGGCCCATCTGTGGCCGTGGCGCGTGGAAGAAGAGATTCCGATCGGCCATATCACCAACGGCGTGCATGTGCCGAGCTGGGTCGCCTGGCAGATGTTGCAGCTTTATGATCGCCACTTCCCGAGCGGTTGGTACAGTCGCATGGGAGAGGCCGATTTCTGGCAAAACATTCATAGCGTCGATCCTGGCGAATTGTGGGAAACCCACGCAACGCTAAAAAACCTGCTGCTGCAATTTGTTCGCCGCCGCGTTTCGCGACAATGTCGCCGCCGGGGTGAAAGCGACGAAGCAGTCGAACGAGCTCGCACGCTGCTCGATCCGAACATTCTGACGATCGGATTCGCGCGGCGTTTTGCGACCTACAAACGAGCCGACCTGTTGTTGGATGACCCCGATCGTTTGGACGAAATCGTCAACTCGGCGAACCGTCCGGTCCAGTTCATCTTCTCCGGCAAGGCGCACCCGAAAGATGAGCCCGGCAAAGCGAAGATCCGCGAGATCTTCAATTTGCGGAATGACGAACGCTTCCGACATCGGATCGTGTTTGTCGAAGATTACGACATCAACGTCGGACGCCATTTGATCCAAGGGGTCGATGTCTGGTTGAACAACCCGCGACGTCCGCTGGAAGCCTCCGGAACGAGCGGTCAAAAGGTCGTGTTGAACGGCGGTTTGAACTGCTCGATTCTCGACGGTTGGTGGGCCGAAGCGCACGACGGCAACAACGGCTTTGCGATCGGCAACGGAAGAACGCACAGTTCGGTCGAACGCCAGGACGAACGCGATGGCGAACAGCTGTATCGCGTGCTGGAAAACGAGGTGGTGCCGCTCTTCTATGACCGCGACGTCGATGGATTGCCGCGGGAGTGGATCAAACGGATGATGAACTCGATCGGCACGTTGGCTTGGCGATTTAGCGCTCACCGCATGGTGATGGACTATACGCGTCACGCCTATGTCCCGGCCGCCGGCGGCTTGAGCTGCGATATGAGCCAGTTCTAAGCAATAAGCCTTAGATCCGTAAGCTTACAAAGCGCCTTGCCGGGTTCGGCAAGGCGCTTTTTTGTGGATGTGGAAGCGGGGAAGTTTGGTTGACGGTACGAACGAGTGTACCTTAGCTGATTTTGCATATGGTTTCGTCAAAAAAAGGGAAAATCCAGGACGCTTTAGCGGGATCATTGACGCCCATTTCAGTCTCCGATACTGCTGGCGTCGATTATTGAATTGCGGAATTGACCTAGGACTAATCGTCCTTGGGCACATCGCTAACTGTCATTGGTCAACTTGCCTAAGGACGCGAGACGCGGTTGTCAGAAACGAATATAATTATGGTTCACCGTCGGTCTTCCGATTCAAATTGGAAAAACGTCGGCAAGAAACCGTTCAATACGAGCCTATTGAGTCTCAGTCATTCTTCTTGCAAGAGCTTTGGCGGTCTCGACGTCAATCCTTGAGGTGTCAAATGTCCGAACAGTCATATATGGTAAGCGGCTACGAGCCTGAGGGCAGTGAAGGTACCGTCGTGTTCACTTTCGTGCCGAAAGGGGAGAAACGCGGGACTGCCTCAGGTGATATTTTGTCCAGGCCTCCGCAGTTCGTCGTTGCAGTGCACGTTTCTGACGGAAGCATCAATCTTGATTGGGGCGGCTCCCCCGATGACCCCGGAGTCGCTAAAGATGAAATCCAGAAAGAAGTACAGATTCGCATGCAGGAGAGGACTCTTTGGATTGATCGCGTGCGAAGTCTAGTAGACAACGTGAACATATGGGCCCAGTCGAAGGGATGGTCAACGCGGCGAGTGGAAAAGAAACTGGACGATGCGAGAGTGGGCGCCCACCATGTTCCAGCACTTGTGATGCAAGCGGACACAGTTCGAATCATGCTCGAGCCAATTGGACGTTCTGCCCCCGGCGTAGAGGGAATTGCAGATCTTTATTTGATGCCTGGATATGACGATATCGCAAGCATCTTCTACTACGACGGTGGTTGGAAGCTACACTACGCATTCAGCGGCAAGATTGTGACAAGCATTCGTGAAGCCGAAGCGATTCCGCTCTCCGAGGATTCGCTAAAAAAAATCCTTGAGGAGATGAGGCAACATGCCCTCTAGGCACCAATGGCAATC
The nucleotide sequence above comes from Blastopirellula sp. J2-11. Encoded proteins:
- the glgP gene encoding alpha-glucan family phosphorylase, with translation MSQAELTQTESDALKGVVAELSAEKLYDKCIELANNLWWTWQPDVFNLFRDLDPIRWRQLDHNPIALLKEFTPERLELRAAEMVLYSRINHAYRRLKEYLSTKDTWSATHAGVLGSRPVAYFSAEFGIHESLPIYSGGLGVLSGDHVKSASGLGVPLVAIGLFYDQGYFKQHLDVDGYQHEEYMDTKVENLPMKPAISPDGTPITISIDTRSGTLKAKLWKMNVGRVKLFLLDCDVDGNKPEDRELTSRLYGGDERTRIRQELVLGVGGMRALKALGITPGVYHLNEGHSAFASLEGMRERIQEDGLSYEDAMRDVARQTIFTTHTPVPAGHDRFDAGLIEEHLGPLRDAMGISHDQLMGLGRVEPQNENETFCMTVVGLKLSRRANAVSQLHGHVSRRMWAHLWPWRVEEEIPIGHITNGVHVPSWVAWQMLQLYDRHFPSGWYSRMGEADFWQNIHSVDPGELWETHATLKNLLLQFVRRRVSRQCRRRGESDEAVERARTLLDPNILTIGFARRFATYKRADLLLDDPDRLDEIVNSANRPVQFIFSGKAHPKDEPGKAKIREIFNLRNDERFRHRIVFVEDYDINVGRHLIQGVDVWLNNPRRPLEASGTSGQKVVLNGGLNCSILDGWWAEAHDGNNGFAIGNGRTHSSVERQDERDGEQLYRVLENEVVPLFYDRDVDGLPREWIKRMMNSIGTLAWRFSAHRMVMDYTRHAYVPAAGGLSCDMSQF